A genomic segment from Deltaproteobacteria bacterium encodes:
- the msrB gene encoding peptide-methionine (R)-S-oxide reductase MsrB: MSDKVTKNADEWKKDLTPEQFHVLREKGTERAFTGKYHDNHAEGVYVCAGCRNPLFSSETKFDSGTGWPSFGQPIEPGRVENHKDRSFLMVRAEVVCARCGGHLGHVFDDGPKPTGQRYCMNSAALEFIRADK, translated from the coding sequence ATGAGCGACAAGGTGACCAAGAATGCGGATGAGTGGAAGAAAGACCTGACGCCCGAACAGTTCCACGTGCTTCGCGAAAAAGGCACGGAGCGCGCCTTCACCGGCAAATATCACGACAACCACGCCGAGGGCGTATACGTGTGCGCCGGGTGCAGGAATCCCCTCTTTTCGTCGGAAACGAAGTTTGATTCCGGAACCGGCTGGCCGAGCTTCGGGCAGCCCATCGAGCCGGGCCGCGTGGAAAACCACAAGGATCGGTCGTTTCTCATGGTTCGCGCGGAGGTTGTGTGCGCGCGTTGCGGCGGACATCTCGGCCACGTCTTCGACGACGGCCCCAAGCCCACGGGCCAGCGCTATTGCATGAACTCCGCGGCGCTCGAGTTCATCCGCGCGGACAAGTGA